A segment of the Coleofasciculus sp. FACHB-T130 genome:
TGAGTCTATATTTTTGATTTGATCCAAATCCTTTGAAGTTGTCTGGGCAGATGGCTTAGCGCTGCGGGGTCGATGAGCCAGAATTAAGCCGCAAAAGCGTTCGGATAGCACTAACAAAAAATATTCTCTGGAAATTGCGTTTTCCGGCTTCAGTTGAACTGGAATAATCTGCGAGGCGGTGGGGGAAATTTTTGGCGATCCGGTGAGTGCATAAGGGGAATTTTCAAATTCTTCCTGGCTTTGGCTCTCTCCTGCTTCTACTCTCTCCTGCTCTCGTCCCTCTTTGCCGTTACAGACATAAATGGTATGCCCAACCTGCCCCCGCTCCTGATATTGTTCTATCTGCGCCTGCCAGCCTTCTCCAGGCGGTAGCTTTACCCAGAGTTTGGCTGGCAGTTGTTGGTCAATCAGTACGTCCATCAGCGCCCACAGCAAGGACTTGAGCGTAGTTGCACTCACGGCAAGCGGCTGAGGCGCTGACTCTACACGCAGAGCCAATTGGTAAAGGGATGCATCCATAAGATTTTAAGATTTTAGAGGTTGCTTTTGGATGAAAAGGTGACTTGTTAAATGCACTGATGTCTCAACAAATGGGTGAAAATCAACTTGGATGATTTTGAAGACTTTTGACTGGAAACTTCTTTGTAGCTACTTTTAGCGCAGCGGTGCGGATCGCAGATTGGGAGAAACCAGAGATAGTTTCATCTTGATTTCTACCCATCTAGCGAGTGTCTCTTTAATCCTTTCCCAGCCATCAATCTCCATTTCAAGAGACAACAAGTTAGATTGAATTGCGCCTAGTTACAAGTTAACCGCTCCACTCTAAAATCTAAAATCCACAATTGCTTTAACCAGGCATCCGCTTTAATAGGGCATCGCGTGCTTGTTCTCGATCGTCAAAGTGGATTTTTTCCGTTCCTAAGATTTGGTAGTCTTCATGACCTTTACCCGCGATGAGGACGCCATCACCCGGTTGGGCTTCTAAAATGGCGGTATGAATGGCAGTCGCGCGATCGCTAATCACCATCACTGGTTGAGCCGAGGTTGGTATCCCGGCGACAATATCTTGCAAAATCCGTTCTGGATCTTCCGTCCGCGGATTGTCGGAGGTAACAACGGCTTTGTCTGCTAACTGCGCGGCAATTTGACCCATCTTTGGGCGTTTGGTGCGATCGCGATCGCCTCCACAACCGAAGACGCAGATCATCTTACCGGGAATAAACGGACGCGCCGCTTTTAGCAAATTCTCCAAACTGTCCGGCGTGTGAGCATAATCGACAATAACGCTAATCTCTTGCTGGGAACCGATTTGCACTCGTTCCATCCGTCCCGGCACTCCCGAAAATTGGGGTAGCGCCGCCGCAATTAACTCCAAATCTACTCCCAGATGCAACACTGCTCCCACAGCGGCAAGTAAATTTTCCAGATTGTACTGCCCGACCAGGGGAGAACGGAAAGCCACGTCCCCTTTGGGGGTATGCATGACCCCGCTGACTCCCGTTGGCTCATAACTCAGGTTGCTCATCCACAAATCGGCGGTTGTATCGTTGACACTATAGCGCCATACTTGGTCTGGATTTAACCGTTCGATCAATCGCTGTCCATAAGAATCATCTGAATTAATTACCGCCCGCCCTTTGAGATATTCAGGGCTAAACAGCAACGCTTTTGCATTGAAGTAATCTTCCATGTCGTGGTGGAAGTCTAGATGATCCTG
Coding sequences within it:
- a CDS encoding UDP-N-acetylmuramoyl-L-alanyl-D-glutamate--2,6-diaminopimelate ligase, coding for MKLRELLATIPQIEQPSSQTALELEVKGLTTNSHACQPGDLFIGMPGTRVDGGEFWEGAIASGAVAALVSSQAAQKHPPKGEDACVIPVADMTQACAQVAAAFYGYPAQQLKLIGVTGTNGKTTTTHLIEFFLTWSQLPTALFGTLYARWAGFQQTAAHTTPFAVELQKQLADAIAAGSQMGVMEVSSHALAQGRILGCPFSVAVFTNLTQDHLDFHHDMEDYFNAKALLFSPEYLKGRAVINSDDSYGQRLIERLNPDQVWRYSVNDTTADLWMSNLSYEPTGVSGVMHTPKGDVAFRSPLVGQYNLENLLAAVGAVLHLGVDLELIAAALPQFSGVPGRMERVQIGSQQEISVIVDYAHTPDSLENLLKAARPFIPGKMICVFGCGGDRDRTKRPKMGQIAAQLADKAVVTSDNPRTEDPERILQDIVAGIPTSAQPVMVISDRATAIHTAILEAQPGDGVLIAGKGHEDYQILGTEKIHFDDREQARDALLKRMPG